The following are encoded in a window of Acidobacteriota bacterium genomic DNA:
- the queF gene encoding preQ(1) synthase: protein MPTAPSRDLETFPNPRPGRDYEIAFDTSEFTCVCPMTGQPDFARISIRYVPDELCVELKSLKLYLWSYRDEGAFHEAVTNRILDDLVGAVSPRWMEVRGDFQIRGGIRTVVTARHGSRPEAAG from the coding sequence TTGCCGACCGCCCCCTCCAGAGACCTCGAAACTTTTCCCAATCCGAGACCCGGGCGCGATTACGAGATTGCGTTCGACACCAGCGAATTCACCTGCGTATGTCCGATGACCGGGCAGCCGGATTTCGCACGGATCAGCATCCGATACGTTCCCGACGAGTTGTGTGTCGAGCTGAAGTCGCTCAAGCTCTATCTCTGGTCGTATCGTGACGAGGGAGCCTTCCACGAGGCGGTGACCAACCGGATCCTCGACGATCTGGTCGGTGCCGTTTCCCCCCGATGGATGGAAGTGAGAGGAGACTTCCAGATTCGCGGTGGGATCCGGACTGTGGTCACGGCTCGTCACGGATCGAGACCGGAGGCGGCCGGCTGA
- a CDS encoding PilT/PilU family type 4a pilus ATPase: protein MTAATTAKAAGNEALGLNDLLTFMAQHQASDLHLKPMRPPLLRMRGQLVPVKMEPLKPADLERMLLPILTPRQRNVFDEKNSVDVGYGVPGVARFRGNLYRQRGTVGAVFRRIPINVQSMEDLELPDSLDYYTEIPDGLVLVTGPTGSGKSTTLAAMMRRIADREPLHIVTIEDPIEFLMQDAVAAISQREVGTDTPSFREALRNSMRQDPDVIMVGEMRDPETIETVLTAAETGHLVYSTLHTNNAAQTIDRIVDSFPADQQQQVRGQLALVLRGIISLKLVKTIDGKMTAAVEILRNTPKIAKLIETGATNEIMEELEGSVSFFRMQSMNQSLMALLVHQRISYEDAMELTSEPEDLSLKLRKMFPQIEERVRTGGGDVPSKADFSQIAELMDIKERFEEQEEKFKLRMLEKDEEISNLRQDFEYQINALKERLETPSGDGEELQKLRAENERLRSEGQAKIQQLQERIRELNQKLMAK from the coding sequence GTGACGGCGGCAACGACTGCGAAAGCGGCAGGCAACGAGGCTCTCGGCCTCAACGACCTCCTGACGTTCATGGCCCAGCATCAGGCCTCGGATCTTCATCTGAAACCGATGAGACCCCCTCTTCTCCGGATGCGGGGGCAACTGGTGCCCGTGAAGATGGAACCGTTGAAGCCCGCGGATCTCGAGCGAATGCTCCTGCCGATTCTCACGCCCCGGCAGCGGAACGTCTTCGACGAGAAGAATTCGGTCGACGTCGGATACGGTGTCCCGGGAGTCGCGAGGTTCCGCGGAAACCTCTACCGCCAGCGTGGAACTGTGGGAGCGGTGTTCCGACGCATTCCGATCAATGTCCAGTCGATGGAGGACCTCGAGCTTCCTGATTCGCTCGATTACTACACCGAGATTCCCGACGGCCTCGTGCTGGTGACCGGACCGACCGGGAGCGGTAAATCGACCACGCTGGCGGCGATGATGCGCCGGATCGCCGACCGCGAGCCGCTTCACATCGTGACCATCGAAGACCCGATCGAATTTCTCATGCAGGATGCCGTCGCGGCGATCTCTCAGCGTGAAGTCGGTACTGATACGCCGAGCTTCCGGGAAGCGCTCCGCAACTCGATGCGGCAGGACCCGGACGTCATCATGGTCGGCGAGATGCGCGATCCCGAAACGATCGAGACGGTCCTTACAGCTGCCGAGACCGGCCACCTCGTCTATTCGACTCTCCATACGAACAACGCGGCCCAGACGATCGACCGGATCGTCGACTCCTTTCCGGCCGACCAGCAGCAGCAGGTGAGGGGACAGCTCGCTCTCGTCCTGCGCGGAATCATTTCGCTCAAGCTCGTCAAAACGATCGACGGGAAGATGACGGCCGCCGTCGAGATCCTCCGGAACACTCCGAAAATCGCCAAGCTCATCGAAACGGGTGCCACCAACGAGATCATGGAGGAGCTCGAAGGCTCGGTTTCCTTCTTCAGGATGCAGTCGATGAACCAGTCGCTGATGGCGCTTCTCGTCCACCAGCGAATCTCGTACGAAGATGCGATGGAGCTGACGAGCGAGCCGGAAGACTTGTCGCTGAAACTGCGAAAGATGTTTCCCCAGATCGAAGAGCGAGTACGAACGGGAGGTGGAGACGTGCCGAGCAAAGCCGATTTCTCACAGATCGCCGAGCTGATGGACATCAAGGAACGCTTCGAGGAACAGGAGGAGAAGTTCAAGCTCCGGATGCTCGAAAAGGACGAGGAGATCTCCAATCTCCGTCAGGATTTCGAATATCAGATCAACGCGCTCAAAGAGCGGCTCGAGACACCGAGCGGGGATGGCGAAGAGCTCCAGAAACTTCGCGCGGAGAACGAGAGGCTTCGTTCCGAGGGTCAGGCCAAGATTCAACAGCTTCAGGAGCGGATCCGCGAGCTCAATCAGAAACTGATGGCGAAGTGA
- a CDS encoding response regulator: MKRNREPDEKPRQVPAGSAPGGEGAGRRKRIVIVDDSPAFCDLWENTLCERYGDIAEVETYRHPYDALPAIDESIDLLIVDLEMPGMDGQKFVAYARQRNVPPRRIIVTSSHHADELHRRFRIGEAIAVINKTEPKQQEAFMMILDSVMRK, translated from the coding sequence ATGAAGAGAAATCGAGAACCGGACGAAAAGCCCCGGCAGGTTCCGGCCGGAAGCGCGCCAGGCGGTGAAGGCGCAGGCCGCCGGAAGAGGATCGTCATCGTCGACGACTCTCCGGCATTCTGTGACCTGTGGGAGAACACGCTGTGCGAGCGCTATGGAGACATCGCCGAAGTCGAAACGTATCGGCATCCTTATGATGCGCTTCCAGCGATCGATGAGTCGATCGATCTGCTGATCGTCGACCTCGAGATGCCCGGGATGGACGGGCAGAAGTTCGTCGCATACGCGCGCCAGAGGAACGTCCCACCCCGAAGGATCATCGTGACCTCGTCTCATCACGCGGACGAGCTGCACCGCCGGTTCCGCATCGGAGAAGCCATTGCGGTGATCAACAAGACCGAGCCGAAGCAGCAGGAAGCCTTCATGATGATTCTCGATTCCGTAATGAGAAAGTAG
- a CDS encoding dihydroorotase translates to MKDLLIRNGRIIDTANGTDTEANLLIRKGRIEKVGSKANPSGIQTIDAKGKIVAPGFIDLHTHLREPGFEHKETIRTGTAAAIRGGFTAVCAMANTLPPNDERAVTEMILAEANRNGLCRVYPVGAVSKRLAGEEIAEMADLAKAGCVAFSDDGRPVMSPLLMRRALEYSSMLGLPISVHLEDLVLGESGVMHEGYYSTLLGMVGMPAASEEMMAWRDVVLAAMTGGRLHIAHLSTAGAIEAVRYGRAHGAKVTCEATPHHLALTDAELVSYSTSLKMKPPLRSREHVDALINAIEDGTIDAIATDHAPHHPDEKDVEFDLAPFGIIGLETAFAVSCEALVHGKRIGIERLIELLTSGPAAAFSLPGGRFDEGEAGDVTIVDPEAETSFEKFQSKAVNSPFRGKSFRGRVEATIVGGEVRYAIDEEKSRTGRKAPAGSGRKRARR, encoded by the coding sequence ATGAAGGATCTTCTGATCAGAAACGGCAGGATCATCGATACCGCGAACGGAACCGACACGGAAGCGAACCTGCTGATCCGCAAGGGGCGGATCGAGAAGGTCGGGTCGAAGGCGAATCCCTCGGGGATCCAGACGATCGATGCGAAGGGAAAGATCGTCGCGCCGGGCTTCATCGATCTTCACACTCACCTCCGCGAGCCAGGATTCGAGCACAAGGAGACGATCCGGACCGGAACGGCGGCAGCGATCCGGGGGGGATTCACCGCCGTTTGTGCGATGGCGAACACGCTCCCTCCGAACGACGAGCGTGCGGTGACCGAGATGATTCTCGCCGAGGCGAATCGCAACGGACTTTGCCGCGTCTATCCGGTCGGGGCGGTGAGCAAGCGCCTGGCCGGCGAAGAGATCGCGGAGATGGCCGATCTTGCAAAAGCCGGGTGTGTTGCGTTCAGCGATGACGGCCGCCCGGTGATGAGCCCGCTGCTGATGCGCCGGGCTCTGGAGTACAGCAGCATGCTCGGCCTGCCGATCTCGGTGCATCTCGAAGACCTCGTCCTGGGCGAGTCGGGAGTGATGCACGAAGGCTATTATTCGACGCTGCTCGGGATGGTCGGGATGCCGGCGGCATCCGAGGAAATGATGGCATGGCGGGACGTGGTGCTGGCGGCGATGACGGGGGGGCGGCTCCACATTGCCCATCTGTCGACCGCGGGAGCGATCGAAGCGGTTCGTTACGGCCGCGCGCACGGCGCGAAGGTGACGTGTGAGGCGACGCCACATCACCTCGCATTGACCGACGCCGAGCTGGTCAGCTATTCGACCTCGCTCAAGATGAAGCCGCCTCTTCGCTCCCGTGAGCATGTGGATGCGTTGATCAACGCGATCGAAGACGGAACGATCGATGCAATCGCCACCGACCACGCGCCGCATCATCCGGACGAAAAAGACGTGGAGTTCGACCTCGCGCCGTTCGGCATCATCGGTCTGGAGACGGCGTTCGCGGTGTCATGTGAGGCGCTGGTGCATGGAAAACGAATCGGTATCGAGCGGCTCATCGAGCTCCTGACGAGCGGGCCGGCTGCGGCGTTCTCATTGCCCGGCGGCCGATTCGATGAAGGAGAGGCCGGCGATGTGACCATCGTCGACCCGGAAGCCGAGACGAGCTTCGAGAAGTTCCAATCGAAGGCGGTGAATTCGCCCTTCCGCGGAAAGTCGTTCCGAGGCAGGGTGGAGGCGACCATCGTCGGAGGAGAGGTGCGGTACGCAATTGATGAAGAGAAATCGAGAACCGGACGAAAAGCCCCGGCAGGTTCCGGCCGGAAGCGCGCCAGGCGGTGA
- a CDS encoding aspartate carbamoyltransferase catalytic subunit: MRTAAKALRSKDLLGIEPLTADEIELILDTAEGFKEVSERPVKKVPALRGQLVINFFMEASTRTRVSFEIAEKRLSADTLNFSASGSSVEKGETLLDTAMNLMAMSPNMIVIRHKHAGAPHILAARLPASIINAGDGPHEHPTQALLDAFTIRERLGRLKDVAISIVGDIAHSRVVRSNIHLLTKMGAKVTLSAPPTLMPAEIEKFGVRVVHSLDEALEGADAVMMLRMQLERQGSLRFPSLREYFNTFGLTPERLKRARPDAIVMHPGPMNRGVEIASDVADGPWSVILDQVTNGIAVRMAVLYLLSGARLELGE, translated from the coding sequence TTGAGGACAGCAGCGAAGGCGCTCCGATCGAAGGATCTTCTCGGTATCGAGCCCCTCACCGCCGATGAGATCGAACTGATTCTCGACACGGCGGAAGGTTTCAAGGAAGTCAGCGAACGGCCTGTGAAGAAAGTCCCGGCGCTGAGAGGTCAGCTGGTCATCAACTTCTTCATGGAGGCTTCGACCCGAACAAGGGTCTCCTTCGAGATCGCCGAGAAACGGCTCTCCGCCGACACTCTCAACTTCAGCGCATCCGGCTCCTCGGTCGAGAAGGGAGAGACGCTTCTCGACACGGCGATGAACCTGATGGCGATGAGTCCCAATATGATCGTCATCAGGCACAAACATGCCGGCGCGCCCCATATCCTCGCCGCGCGGCTTCCCGCTTCGATCATCAATGCCGGCGATGGTCCTCACGAGCATCCCACCCAGGCACTGCTCGACGCTTTCACGATCCGCGAACGCCTCGGCCGGCTGAAAGATGTCGCAATCTCGATCGTCGGCGACATCGCCCATTCCCGAGTGGTCCGCTCCAATATCCACCTGCTGACGAAAATGGGAGCGAAGGTGACGCTCTCGGCACCGCCGACGCTGATGCCGGCAGAGATCGAGAAGTTCGGTGTCCGCGTGGTCCACTCGCTGGACGAGGCGCTCGAAGGGGCCGATGCCGTGATGATGCTCCGGATGCAGCTCGAGAGGCAGGGCTCGCTCCGATTCCCGTCGCTTCGCGAGTACTTCAACACGTTCGGCCTCACCCCTGAGCGGCTCAAGCGGGCGCGTCCCGACGCCATCGTGATGCATCCGGGACCGATGAACCGCGGCGTCGAGATCGCCTCCGACGTTGCCGACGGCCCGTGGTCGGTGATCCTCGACCAGGTGACCAACGGTATCGCGGTCCGGATGGCCGTGCTCTATCTGCTGTCGGGCGCCAGGCTGGAGCTCGGCGAATGA
- the pyrR gene encoding bifunctional pyr operon transcriptional regulator/uracil phosphoribosyltransferase PyrR — translation MKEKKSILDAARMNRAISRMAIEIVEGNRGIEDLVIVGIRSRGVPLAERIVEKIEETEGEVVPLGILDITLYRDDLTTVAPQPVVKPTSLPMIEGKNVILVDDVLYTGRTVRAALDALVDFGRPKVVRLAVLVDRGHRELPVHADVIGKLVPTDRSEVIKVKVKEIDGDDEVLIMEKV, via the coding sequence ATGAAAGAGAAGAAGAGCATCCTCGACGCCGCACGCATGAACCGCGCAATCAGCCGGATGGCGATCGAGATCGTCGAGGGAAACCGAGGAATCGAAGACCTCGTGATCGTGGGCATTCGAAGCCGAGGCGTTCCCCTGGCGGAGCGAATCGTGGAAAAGATCGAGGAGACCGAAGGGGAGGTCGTCCCGCTCGGGATTCTCGACATCACCCTGTACAGGGATGACCTCACGACCGTGGCTCCACAACCGGTCGTGAAGCCGACCTCGCTTCCGATGATCGAAGGGAAGAATGTCATCCTGGTCGACGACGTGCTCTACACCGGACGGACCGTTCGGGCGGCGCTCGACGCGCTCGTCGATTTCGGACGGCCGAAAGTCGTGCGGCTCGCCGTCCTCGTCGATCGAGGCCACCGCGAGCTTCCCGTCCACGCGGACGTGATCGGAAAACTCGTGCCGACCGACAGGTCCGAAGTCATCAAAGTGAAGGTCAAAGAGATCGACGGCGATGACGAGGTGCTCATCATGGAGAAAGTTTGA